From Nitratidesulfovibrio vulgaris str. Hildenborough, a single genomic window includes:
- a CDS encoding protein-disulfide reductase DsbD family protein has protein sequence MTFSTELAHDRETAGGIIVLWIDPAPEYHAYAHEPGVDTRPTVVSVHDRSGTPLDLPVLYMPGEPLDDPFTPGRIVNAYGPKTPVFVKVPALLAGGDVIVRTSLLLCSDRNCQPVRHDIVVTLPGEGAFAALPDAASRPWRGKLAQAVPGRPVAGAVAPGMTGTPSAGAVGDGAAIGMGGVTPTPRDAAPGTGGSLPFPSSTGVDTTATAGNVARGEEEQAQKAVSGIVSVSPEGTSSGVAVSRSVSGAAQESPAWSFAPRYFAPELEVSGLGKALLLGLLAGLILNVMPCVLPVISLKLSGFIATSGAPGDEGVRRRAFREHNLFFAAGILVWFVVLAGILAVAGLAWGQLFQRPGVLFGLTLVVFTLGLSMFGVFSLPVLDLKAGTTGSPRAQAFMTGVVATLLATPCSGPLLGGVLGWAFRQPSSVLALVFAFVGLGMASPYLLMAARPGLVRFFPRPGAWTGVMEQVVGFFLMATSVYLLTILPAALLLPMLVTLLVAAFAAWLWGTWAGPGASSVQRIAVRCVAVALVGMTVAWALSPPADEARWEPFEATAFRDMLGRQPVIVDFTADWCPNCKLLERTTLNAANMARWQKAYGARLVRVDLTRDDPVAQALLHSLGSSSIPVVALFPTGLLRNAPLVLRDLFTADQMDEALERAFGPAGQPLQP, from the coding sequence GTGACGTTCTCGACTGAACTGGCGCATGATCGCGAGACGGCGGGTGGCATCATCGTGCTGTGGATCGACCCCGCACCGGAATACCACGCCTACGCGCATGAGCCGGGGGTGGATACGCGGCCCACCGTGGTAAGTGTCCATGACCGGAGTGGGACGCCTCTCGACCTGCCGGTGCTCTATATGCCGGGCGAACCGCTCGACGACCCCTTCACCCCCGGCAGGATCGTCAATGCCTATGGGCCGAAGACTCCGGTCTTCGTTAAGGTTCCGGCACTGCTCGCTGGCGGCGACGTCATCGTGCGGACATCGCTCCTTCTCTGTTCCGACCGTAACTGCCAACCTGTGCGGCATGACATCGTCGTGACCTTGCCCGGCGAAGGCGCATTCGCGGCGTTACCCGATGCCGCGTCGCGTCCATGGCGCGGCAAGCTGGCGCAAGCGGTACCCGGAAGACCCGTCGCCGGGGCGGTCGCCCCCGGCATGACCGGAACGCCGAGCGCTGGCGCGGTAGGCGATGGGGCAGCAATCGGGATGGGCGGCGTTACGCCCACGCCTCGTGATGCAGCCCCCGGAACAGGGGGCTCCCTTCCCTTCCCGTCCTCTACCGGAGTCGATACCACGGCAACTGCCGGCAACGTGGCACGTGGAGAAGAAGAGCAGGCGCAGAAGGCTGTCTCTGGTATCGTGTCTGTCTCTCCCGAAGGAACGTCGTCCGGCGTCGCCGTCTCCCGTTCTGTTTCCGGTGCCGCGCAGGAATCACCCGCGTGGTCTTTCGCACCCCGCTATTTCGCGCCCGAACTTGAAGTCTCCGGTCTTGGCAAGGCCTTGCTGCTTGGCCTTCTGGCTGGGCTCATCCTCAATGTCATGCCGTGCGTATTGCCTGTCATCAGTCTGAAGTTGAGCGGGTTCATCGCCACGTCCGGTGCGCCGGGTGACGAGGGGGTGCGCCGAAGGGCTTTCCGGGAGCACAACCTGTTCTTTGCCGCAGGCATCCTCGTGTGGTTCGTGGTGCTGGCGGGTATTCTCGCCGTGGCAGGGCTTGCATGGGGGCAGTTGTTCCAGCGGCCGGGAGTGCTTTTCGGACTGACGCTGGTGGTCTTCACGCTTGGCCTGTCCATGTTCGGCGTGTTCTCGCTGCCTGTTCTCGACCTCAAGGCAGGCACCACCGGAAGCCCCCGCGCCCAGGCGTTCATGACCGGAGTGGTCGCCACGCTGCTAGCGACCCCTTGCAGCGGCCCGCTTCTCGGCGGCGTGCTGGGGTGGGCCTTTCGGCAGCCCTCGTCAGTGCTGGCACTGGTATTCGCCTTTGTGGGACTTGGAATGGCGTCGCCCTACCTGCTGATGGCAGCGCGTCCCGGCCTTGTGCGGTTCTTTCCCCGACCGGGAGCATGGACGGGTGTGATGGAACAGGTGGTGGGCTTCTTTCTGATGGCGACATCCGTCTACCTGCTCACCATCCTGCCTGCCGCCTTGCTCTTGCCCATGCTGGTCACCTTGCTGGTTGCCGCGTTCGCGGCGTGGCTGTGGGGCACATGGGCGGGGCCGGGGGCCTCGTCGGTGCAGCGCATTGCGGTGCGGTGCGTCGCGGTCGCACTGGTGGGCATGACGGTTGCGTGGGCACTGTCACCGCCTGCCGATGAAGCCCGGTGGGAGCCCTTCGAGGCGACGGCCTTTCGTGATATGCTCGGTCGTCAGCCCGTCATCGTCGACTTCACGGCGGACTGGTGCCCCAACTGCAAACTGCTGGAACGTACGACCCTGAACGCCGCCAACATGGCACGATGGCAGAAGGCCTATGGGGCACGTCTCGTGCGGGTCGACCTCACGCGCGACGACCCGGTGGCACAGGCCCTGCTGCATTCGCTGGGCAGCAGCAGCATTCCCGTGGTCGCCCTGTTCCCTACGGGGCTGCTGCGCAATGCACCACTGGTGCTGCGCGACCTCTTCACCGCAGACCAGATGGATGAGGCCCTCGAACGCGCCTTCGGGCCAGCGGGTCAGCCTCTTCAGCCATGA
- a CDS encoding DJ-1/PfpI family protein, translating into MAVKKILMLAGDFVEDYEIMVPFQMLLMVGHQVDVVCPGKKAGDFVATAIHDFEGFQTYTEKRGHNFTLNADFDKVDTAAYDALVVPGGRAPEYIRLDPRVLEIVKEMAAAGKPIASVCHGQQVLVAAGVLKGRTCTAYPAVRPDVEATGGRWCEVNATFTNACVDGNIVTAPAWPAHPEWIRKFLDVLGTRIEA; encoded by the coding sequence ATGGCTGTGAAGAAGATACTGATGCTCGCAGGTGACTTCGTCGAAGACTACGAAATCATGGTTCCTTTTCAGATGCTGCTCATGGTGGGGCATCAGGTCGATGTCGTGTGCCCCGGCAAGAAGGCTGGCGACTTCGTGGCGACCGCCATCCACGATTTCGAGGGATTCCAGACCTACACCGAGAAGCGCGGACATAATTTCACCCTCAATGCCGACTTCGACAAGGTGGACACGGCAGCCTATGACGCGCTTGTCGTGCCGGGGGGGCGTGCCCCCGAATATATCCGCCTCGACCCGAGAGTCCTTGAAATCGTGAAGGAGATGGCAGCGGCGGGCAAGCCCATCGCATCGGTCTGCCACGGGCAGCAGGTGCTTGTGGCAGCTGGCGTGCTCAAGGGCCGTACCTGCACCGCGTACCCGGCCGTGCGTCCCGACGTGGAGGCGACAGGCGGCAGATGGTGCGAAGTGAATGCCACCTTCACCAATGCCTGCGTCGACGGCAACATCGTCACCGCCCCGGCGTGGCCCGCCCATCCGGAGTGGATACGTAAATTCCTCGACGTGCTCGGTACGCGCATCGAAGCCTGA
- a CDS encoding M24 family metallopeptidase — translation MFTAAERIPDDEVRRRHSRCRAALADVAPEASGLLVFARLSIYYLTGSLGNGVLWLPREGEAMLFVRKGIERVLLESPIERVHPFRSYGDIVELAREAGSPLGGVVAAEMGGLPWSLANLLQQRLQGVSFVPGDMAVTLARAVKSPWELNKMRLAGARHHESLHEALPQRIHPGMTEREVSHLAWQVFFERGHSGMMRMSANGEEIFLGHVAAGENGNYPSHFNGPLGLKGEHPAVPYMGYAGSVWRRGTPLAVDIGFTLEGYHTDKTQVYWAGPRASIPDAVLRAHETCMEVQARAAAALRPGAIPSAIYQDALQLVGEYGLSEGFMGIGSNKVPFLGHGIGLAVDEHPVLARRFDAPLQTGMVIAIEPKMGIPGVGMVGVENTFEVTEDGGRCLTGDEYDIVCIE, via the coding sequence ATGTTCACTGCCGCAGAACGCATTCCCGACGATGAAGTCCGCCGCCGCCACAGCCGCTGCCGTGCGGCCCTCGCAGACGTCGCCCCCGAGGCCTCCGGTCTGCTGGTCTTTGCCAGACTCTCCATCTACTACCTCACCGGTTCGCTCGGTAACGGCGTGCTGTGGCTACCCCGCGAAGGCGAAGCCATGCTCTTCGTCCGCAAGGGCATCGAACGCGTTCTGCTTGAAAGCCCCATTGAACGTGTGCACCCCTTCCGTTCCTACGGCGACATCGTCGAACTCGCACGCGAAGCAGGTTCCCCATTGGGCGGGGTGGTTGCTGCCGAGATGGGAGGACTGCCATGGTCTCTCGCCAACCTGCTGCAACAGCGTCTTCAGGGCGTTTCTTTCGTACCCGGCGACATGGCGGTAACCCTCGCGCGGGCCGTCAAGTCACCATGGGAACTAAACAAGATGCGCCTTGCCGGGGCAAGGCATCACGAAAGCCTGCACGAAGCCCTTCCGCAGCGCATACACCCCGGCATGACCGAACGAGAGGTCTCGCACCTCGCGTGGCAGGTCTTCTTCGAGCGCGGACATTCGGGCATGATGCGCATGTCCGCCAATGGTGAGGAGATATTCCTCGGCCATGTGGCCGCCGGAGAGAACGGGAACTACCCCAGCCACTTCAACGGCCCGCTGGGGCTCAAAGGCGAACATCCCGCCGTCCCCTACATGGGCTATGCGGGGTCTGTATGGCGCAGGGGAACGCCGTTGGCCGTGGACATCGGCTTCACCCTTGAAGGCTATCATACCGACAAGACGCAAGTGTACTGGGCGGGTCCGCGTGCCTCCATCCCTGACGCCGTGCTGCGCGCCCACGAGACGTGCATGGAAGTGCAGGCCCGCGCAGCCGCAGCCCTGCGCCCCGGCGCCATCCCCTCCGCCATCTATCAGGACGCCCTGCAACTCGTCGGGGAGTACGGACTCTCTGAAGGATTCATGGGAATTGGAAGCAACAAGGTACCGTTCCTCGGGCACGGCATCGGCCTTGCCGTGGATGAACACCCGGTACTGGCCCGGCGGTTCGATGCGCCTCTCCAGACCGGCATGGTCATCGCCATCGAACCCAAGATGGGCATCCCCGGAGTGGGGATGGTGGGAGTGGAGAACACCTTTGAAGTGACGGAAGACGGTGGCCGCTGCCTCACGGGTGACGAGTACGACATCGTCTGCATCGAATGA
- a CDS encoding chemotaxis protein, producing the protein MSQTNILLESGTNELEIIEFYIDEQASDGSTYRGYYGMNVAKVLEIIRRPTITGVPSKHHPAALGTFNLRGKVLPLVDLALWLGKSLTSSDALKVIVSEFSGVVTAFLVSGVTRIHRLSWSQVEAPGRHVQSYSSDSITGVVRFEDRIVFILDMEKIITSMDPNLDMGKKGEKAIGTQVPSGEPDHVLIADDSASIRNMIGNTLEKAGYRVTRTASGREAWNVLLGYRRDAEERKVPVNDIVQLVISDIEMPEMDGHTLTRNIKDDSILQRLPVVLFSSLITDALRHKGESVGADDQISKPDLPMLTERVAGLIAKTRGR; encoded by the coding sequence ATGAGCCAGACAAACATCCTTCTCGAATCCGGCACCAACGAGCTTGAAATCATCGAGTTCTACATCGATGAGCAGGCGTCGGACGGCTCGACCTATCGCGGCTACTACGGCATGAACGTGGCGAAGGTGCTCGAGATCATACGTCGCCCCACCATCACGGGGGTTCCCAGCAAGCACCATCCGGCGGCACTGGGCACATTCAACCTGCGCGGCAAGGTGCTACCCCTTGTCGATCTCGCCCTGTGGCTTGGCAAGTCGCTCACGTCCAGTGATGCGCTCAAGGTCATCGTCTCCGAATTCAGCGGAGTGGTGACGGCGTTTCTCGTGTCGGGTGTCACGCGCATCCATCGGCTCAGCTGGAGTCAGGTCGAGGCCCCCGGCAGACACGTGCAGAGTTACAGCAGCGATTCCATCACCGGGGTCGTGCGTTTCGAGGACCGTATCGTCTTCATTCTCGACATGGAGAAGATCATCACCTCCATGGACCCCAATCTCGACATGGGCAAGAAGGGCGAGAAGGCCATCGGCACACAGGTGCCGTCCGGCGAACCCGACCATGTTCTCATCGCCGATGATTCGGCCTCCATACGGAACATGATCGGCAACACGCTCGAGAAGGCGGGCTACCGTGTGACGCGTACCGCCAGCGGGCGCGAGGCGTGGAACGTGCTACTCGGCTACCGGCGTGATGCAGAAGAGCGCAAGGTGCCGGTCAACGACATCGTGCAGCTTGTCATCTCCGACATCGAAATGCCCGAGATGGACGGTCATACGCTTACGAGGAACATCAAGGACGACAGCATACTGCAGCGTCTTCCCGTGGTGCTGTTCTCGTCGCTCATCACAGATGCCCTGCGGCATAAGGGCGAATCGGTCGGGGCCGATGACCAGATTTCCAAACCCGACCTGCCCATGCTGACGGAACGTGTGGCGGGGCTCATCGCCAAGACACGCGGGCGGTAG
- the metF gene encoding methylenetetrahydrofolate reductase [NAD(P)H], giving the protein MKIAEAIERQSRPFYSLEFFPPKEREQWPAFFATVERLKAMDPVFASVTYGAGGGTQDNTLDITAHLKNALGLEPMAHLTCVGATRERIAGFLARLREQGVENVLALRGDPPRGQQVDWETAEFRYASDLVRFVRNEFPEFGIGVAGYPAAHPESVSFSQDIAHTCQKIHAGADFVVTQLFFDVREYFAFIERLKECGVEKPVLPGILPIQSLESIKRILALCGANIPGKLYLELEEADARGGAEAVREAGIAFAVRQIRSLIDGGAPGIHLYTLNKADMCLQIRDAVGAL; this is encoded by the coding sequence GTGAAGATCGCCGAAGCCATTGAACGTCAGAGTCGCCCATTCTACTCGCTGGAGTTCTTTCCGCCCAAGGAACGCGAACAGTGGCCTGCGTTCTTCGCCACCGTCGAGCGGCTCAAGGCCATGGACCCTGTCTTCGCCTCGGTGACCTATGGAGCGGGGGGGGGCACACAGGACAATACGCTCGATATCACCGCCCATCTCAAGAATGCCCTCGGACTCGAACCCATGGCGCATCTCACCTGCGTGGGGGCCACGCGTGAACGCATCGCCGGTTTTCTTGCAAGATTGCGTGAACAGGGGGTCGAGAACGTTCTCGCCTTGCGTGGCGACCCGCCGCGTGGGCAACAGGTGGACTGGGAAACTGCGGAGTTCCGGTATGCATCCGACCTTGTACGTTTTGTGCGGAACGAGTTCCCGGAATTCGGCATCGGCGTGGCGGGCTACCCGGCAGCGCATCCCGAGTCGGTGAGTTTCTCGCAGGATATCGCACACACCTGCCAGAAGATTCACGCCGGTGCGGATTTCGTCGTGACGCAACTTTTCTTCGATGTGCGTGAGTATTTCGCCTTCATCGAACGCCTCAAGGAGTGCGGGGTGGAGAAACCCGTGCTGCCGGGCATTCTCCCCATCCAGAGTCTCGAATCCATCAAACGTATTCTGGCCTTGTGCGGGGCGAACATCCCCGGAAAGCTGTACCTTGAGCTTGAAGAAGCCGACGCGCGCGGGGGCGCAGAGGCCGTGCGCGAGGCGGGCATAGCCTTTGCCGTGCGTCAGATTCGTTCTCTGATAGATGGCGGCGCCCCCGGCATCCATCTGTACACGCTGAACAAGGCGGACATGTGCCTTCAGATTCGTGACGCGGTGGGAGCACTATAA
- a CDS encoding glycosyltransferase family 9 protein, translating to MTSIVLPEGGVRRILVCQLRQIGDVLLATPALTLLRRRFPEAEIHVLTESKCVSMLDGNPDVDVVWPLDKKRLSSFFAEVAWYREVAGQGFDIVVDFQQLPRTRWVVAFSGAPVRLSFTPPWYNRWLYTHWVKPRDGYAAMSKASVLEPLGIRWDGERPRLWLRPEERATAREILASAGLAEGQRLVTLDPTHRRITRQWPALHYARLMDIAADKAPDVRFLPFWGPGEEADIRRMVAACRADGNVLLPDRMLTLREMAACIAEADMHLGNCSAPRHIAVAVDTPTCVVLGATGTAWTFPSPEHIDVAARLACQPCNRNTCDTLQCLRDLAPEHVFEVAMAHLDRFGKRRD from the coding sequence ATGACTTCGATCGTCCTGCCCGAAGGTGGTGTGCGGCGCATCCTCGTCTGCCAGTTGAGGCAGATAGGCGACGTCCTCCTCGCCACTCCGGCCCTTACCCTTCTTCGTCGGCGCTTTCCCGAGGCCGAAATCCATGTCCTCACCGAGTCCAAGTGCGTCTCCATGCTGGATGGCAATCCAGATGTGGATGTGGTCTGGCCTCTCGACAAGAAACGGCTCAGTTCCTTTTTCGCCGAAGTGGCATGGTATCGTGAGGTGGCCGGGCAGGGGTTCGACATCGTGGTCGACTTCCAGCAATTGCCGCGTACCCGTTGGGTCGTCGCCTTCTCTGGCGCTCCGGTGAGGCTCAGCTTCACGCCTCCGTGGTACAACCGCTGGCTTTACACGCACTGGGTGAAGCCGCGCGACGGCTATGCGGCCATGTCCAAGGCCAGTGTCCTTGAGCCGCTTGGCATACGGTGGGACGGTGAACGCCCGCGCCTGTGGCTGCGCCCTGAAGAGCGTGCGACTGCCCGCGAGATACTGGCATCCGCCGGTCTGGCAGAAGGGCAGAGGCTGGTGACGCTAGACCCGACGCATCGCCGTATCACCCGCCAGTGGCCCGCCCTGCACTACGCCCGGCTTATGGATATCGCCGCGGATAAGGCCCCCGACGTACGCTTCTTGCCTTTCTGGGGGCCGGGAGAAGAGGCTGACATCCGGAGAATGGTCGCTGCGTGCCGTGCAGACGGCAACGTCCTGCTGCCGGACAGGATGCTGACGCTGCGCGAGATGGCGGCGTGCATCGCGGAAGCGGACATGCATCTGGGCAACTGTTCGGCCCCGAGGCATATCGCGGTGGCGGTGGATACCCCGACGTGCGTCGTGCTTGGGGCGACAGGCACCGCATGGACGTTCCCTTCACCCGAACATATCGATGTCGCCGCGCGCCTCGCCTGCCAGCCGTGCAACCGCAATACGTGTGATACGCTGCAATGCCTGCGCGACCTTGCCCCTGAGCATGTCTTCGAGGTCGCCATGGCGCATCTCGACCGCTTCGGCAAGCGGCGCGATTGA
- a CDS encoding DnaJ domain-containing protein, with product MTERDCRRILQVDDRAALDDVKRSYRRLAFALHPDLNPDKPDAARRFRQLNEAYVLLTRLYEERGASQSRKAGPASGGAAGARPGAARDGKGRPAHRDDTAPPHAGQARQAGQGTTTSAGESRRSGPTPGESGRDARQGARPAGAGERPGTGGAQHTREATSPDGSTSGAGADRTKRKAQEAYTEREDVLQDILRDPFARRVFEDIYSQIRRTGGTTAERPPKKRKLSLEWGDRSVAFDFTHGVAGAVRGWLRRQIDEEQTIHLPAANLLPGGRVRLQIRQGLSDEVRTVEMTLPPDFVVGRPLRLKGLGKRIGPWQGDLYLRLLAKV from the coding sequence GTGACCGAAAGGGATTGCCGACGCATCCTGCAGGTGGACGACAGGGCCGCGCTTGACGACGTCAAGCGCTCCTATCGGCGTCTTGCGTTCGCGCTGCATCCCGACCTCAATCCGGACAAGCCCGATGCCGCGCGCCGTTTCCGGCAGCTGAACGAAGCCTATGTCCTGCTGACCCGGTTGTACGAAGAGCGTGGGGCGTCGCAGTCGCGAAAGGCCGGCCCCGCATCGGGCGGTGCCGCCGGGGCAAGGCCCGGTGCGGCGAGGGATGGCAAGGGGCGTCCGGCACATCGTGACGACACCGCACCCCCTCATGCGGGGCAGGCTCGGCAGGCCGGGCAGGGCACAACGACATCGGCTGGCGAATCGCGACGTTCCGGCCCCACACCGGGCGAATCCGGCAGGGATGCACGGCAAGGCGCGCGTCCTGCCGGGGCGGGAGAGCGCCCCGGAACAGGTGGGGCGCAACACACGCGCGAGGCGACTTCGCCGGATGGCAGCACCTCCGGTGCAGGGGCTGACAGGACGAAGCGCAAGGCGCAGGAAGCCTATACCGAACGCGAAGACGTCTTGCAGGACATCCTGCGTGACCCATTCGCCCGTCGGGTGTTCGAGGACATCTATAGTCAGATACGGCGAACCGGGGGCACGACGGCGGAACGCCCCCCGAAAAAACGCAAGCTCAGCCTCGAATGGGGCGACAGGAGTGTTGCGTTCGACTTCACGCATGGTGTTGCCGGGGCTGTGCGTGGCTGGTTGCGCCGCCAGATTGACGAGGAACAGACCATCCACCTGCCCGCAGCCAATCTGCTGCCGGGCGGACGGGTGCGCTTGCAGATTCGTCAGGGGTTGTCCGACGAGGTTCGCACCGTGGAGATGACCCTGCCCCCCGATTTCGTCGTGGGCCGTCCCTTACGCCTCAAGGGGCTCGGCAAGCGCATCGGCCCGTGGCAGGGCGACCTGTACCTGCGCCTTCTCGCCAAGGTGTAG
- a CDS encoding YkgJ family cysteine cluster protein, with amino-acid sequence MSESQREAFDCRMCGHCCHGEGGIVVSPTDLDRLCGHTGLSPVDFAATYCEQRNGKLKIRTGEDRNCIFFEAGQGCSVHEAKPDICRAWPYFRGNLVDRESLELAKDFCPGIRPDVTHGEFAAAGRAYLESQGLVARDRSTEANALVLDDE; translated from the coding sequence ATGAGCGAGTCGCAGCGTGAAGCCTTCGATTGCCGCATGTGCGGCCACTGTTGCCACGGCGAAGGCGGTATCGTGGTCAGCCCCACCGACCTTGACCGGCTGTGCGGGCACACGGGGTTGAGCCCCGTGGATTTCGCCGCCACCTATTGCGAACAGCGCAACGGCAAGCTCAAGATACGCACGGGCGAAGACCGCAACTGCATCTTCTTCGAGGCAGGGCAGGGATGTTCCGTGCATGAGGCCAAGCCCGACATCTGCCGTGCGTGGCCGTATTTCCGTGGCAACCTTGTCGACCGTGAGAGTCTTGAACTGGCAAAGGACTTCTGCCCCGGCATCCGCCCCGACGTGACGCATGGCGAATTCGCCGCCGCAGGGCGTGCCTATCTCGAATCGCAGGGGTTGGTGGCGCGCGACCGCAGCACTGAGGCCAACGCCCTTGTGCTGGACGACGAATAG
- a CDS encoding FmdB family zinc ribbon protein, translating into MPMFEYHCNACGKDFEEIAGSEATVPCPGCGSDDTARQMSAPSLKTGAPPFKVGPVRPMPPSRPGGGCPGGSCGGCGGSTTLG; encoded by the coding sequence ATGCCCATGTTCGAATACCACTGCAACGCCTGCGGCAAGGACTTTGAAGAAATAGCCGGAAGCGAGGCGACCGTGCCCTGCCCCGGTTGCGGCAGCGACGATACCGCACGGCAGATGTCGGCCCCCAGTCTCAAGACCGGTGCCCCGCCTTTCAAGGTCGGCCCCGTGCGCCCCATGCCGCCTTCCCGCCCCGGCGGAGGTTGCCCCGGCGGTTCGTGCGGCGGCTGCGGCGGCAGCACCACCCTCGGCTGA
- a CDS encoding phosphodiester glycosidase family protein, with the protein MHGKCLATLALIALLLQFASPSAHAGPWSEVETGLQIAVFSHPDTAEGPTVLVALRIDPNLWDFSLHTATGEGGYPLSLGAWAEKLNLGAAINSSMYLPDVRTSTGFLKAGEHVNNPRVTTKFGSFFVAAPDDPTLPQADLLDRTIDPWAERLPHYNMVVQNYRLISTNRRILWPQGGPEYSIAAVGQDGSGAILFLHCREPMTAHAFASMLLALPLDIHDVMYVEGGPQAGLLLHSQSQTRIWMGRHRADFWGTGNAEAPLPNILGARKRPETCPRTLFDFPQLPPTPQP; encoded by the coding sequence ATGCACGGAAAATGTCTGGCCACTCTGGCCCTCATCGCACTGCTTCTGCAATTCGCATCGCCCTCCGCCCACGCCGGGCCATGGAGTGAGGTCGAGACCGGATTACAGATAGCCGTCTTCTCACATCCCGACACGGCGGAGGGCCCGACCGTGCTGGTGGCGTTGCGCATCGACCCCAATCTCTGGGATTTCTCGCTGCACACGGCGACGGGCGAAGGCGGCTACCCTCTCTCACTGGGGGCATGGGCAGAGAAGCTGAACCTTGGTGCGGCTATCAACTCCAGCATGTACCTGCCCGATGTGCGGACGAGTACCGGCTTTCTCAAAGCGGGCGAACACGTCAACAACCCGCGCGTCACGACCAAATTCGGCTCGTTCTTCGTGGCCGCCCCCGACGACCCTACCCTGCCACAGGCCGACCTTCTCGACCGTACCATCGACCCGTGGGCCGAACGCCTGCCCCACTACAATATGGTGGTACAGAACTACCGGCTCATCAGCACGAACAGACGCATCCTCTGGCCTCAAGGAGGCCCTGAATACTCCATTGCAGCCGTGGGACAGGACGGAAGCGGGGCCATTCTGTTCCTGCACTGCCGCGAACCCATGACAGCCCATGCCTTCGCGTCCATGCTTCTGGCGCTACCCCTCGACATCCACGACGTCATGTACGTCGAAGGCGGCCCGCAGGCCGGGCTTCTGCTGCATAGCCAGTCGCAGACCCGCATCTGGATGGGCCGGCACAGGGCCGACTTCTGGGGAACGGGCAACGCCGAAGCGCCGCTGCCCAACATCCTGGGGGCGCGCAAGCGTCCTGAGACGTGCCCTCGCACCCTCTTCGACTTTCCGCAACTACCCCCCACGCCGCAACCCTGA
- a CDS encoding CoA-binding protein, whose translation MLFDDSLRAHLAATRTIAVIGAKDKPGQPVDAVGRYLIEAGYEVLPVHPVRKGVWGLETYSSLADITVAIDLVDVFRAPEHCPGHAAEVLALPHKPRLFWMQLGIRSPEAGRLLAGQGIAVVEDLCLMVEHRRLFGGGIR comes from the coding sequence ATGCTTTTCGACGATTCGTTGCGTGCGCACCTTGCCGCGACGCGGACCATCGCCGTCATCGGTGCCAAGGACAAGCCCGGCCAGCCTGTCGACGCCGTGGGCCGCTATCTCATTGAGGCAGGCTACGAGGTGCTGCCCGTCCATCCCGTCCGAAAGGGCGTGTGGGGCCTAGAGACATACTCCAGTCTTGCCGATATCACAGTTGCCATCGACCTTGTGGATGTGTTCCGTGCCCCGGAACATTGCCCCGGGCACGCCGCCGAAGTGCTGGCCCTGCCGCACAAGCCGCGTCTCTTCTGGATGCAGCTTGGCATCCGCAGTCCGGAGGCGGGCCGTCTTCTGGCTGGACAGGGTATTGCCGTCGTCGAGGACCTGTGCCTCATGGTAGAACACCGTCGACTTTTTGGTGGAGGAATCCGATGA